The Gossypium hirsutum isolate 1008001.06 chromosome D06, Gossypium_hirsutum_v2.1, whole genome shotgun sequence genome contains the following window.
TGGATTGCATTATAATGTTAGGATTTAGGTCTAGCTTCACAACTGTTTCAAAGTGTGATATGAAACAACGGTGTGTAAGTTGTGGTTTATCAATTTGTTCCTGTTTTATAATTATCGCTTGAGTTTCAgctgaggtttttttttttttgttcattgagTTTCAGCTGAGGTTAGTTGTTATTGACTAAATGATTGAAATAATTAATCAATAAAATGTTATTTCATATATGCTTGGCCGTTGTTTTCCGCAAGTTGTTCTAATTACTAGGGTCTTGGAGTTTGGTGCacaaaaaaagaaagggaaaaaaaggtATTTAACAAGCCTTTGGTGGCAAGTGACAGAGTTTGCTTGCGTGATTGATGCACTTGACTTTAGGTTGTGATTTCTGGACTAACATGTTCATTGTCAAAGTATACTAGCGTTTATTGCTTTATGTCTCTCATTTCGGAGGAGTTGTAGAAAATGGAAAAAGGTCCAAGTGAACTAATCAAATTGTCCGACTTAGAATCTTTCCATGTAAGTGACTAGGTCCATGAATTACTGTCGTTTTTGTCCTGTGGGAAACATATAGTTTCTTTGTGTGAAGCATTTTCAGCTGCGCTGCTATAAAATTTGCTCTTTACGACACCTTCCTTTCATCATTCTCAATGCTaggagggattaaattgatatttgGTGATATAATTCTCCCTGATGCTCTTTGCTTGGTGATTCTGCTTGTGTGAAGTAAACAGTTATGGGTATGATGTACTTGGTACTTGCTTGTCCTGCATTTCTGATTCCTCTGCTCGCTTCATTACATGGCGCTTTTTTTTTTCAGTTGATATCATCTCCGCTATTGAATTTAATAGAACTGGGGATCACCTTGCTACCGGAGATCGAGGAGGTCGGGTGGTTTTGTTTGAAAGGACAGACACTCAAGATGTATGTTGCTGACTGtttccttcttttatatttctGAAGCTGTGTTGTTTGTTTCACTCACTGTGTTGCTCCAGTGTTCTGTTCTCATCTTTTGTGGTATGTTCTTTGACAAAACTGAATAATGTGTAGCATGTTGGGCATCGGAGAGATCTAGAGAAGATGGATTATCCAATTAATAGGCACCCTTTATTTCGCTATAAAACAGAGTTTCAGAGCCATGAACCTGAGGTATTTATGTTTGGTTATGCCAGATAAACATAATGAATGTTTGGGTTTACATGCTAAAATATTTCTGGACTTGAATTTCATTGAAATGTCTACGATATTGGTTTAATACAGTTTGACTATCTCAAGAGCTTGGAAATTGAGgagaaaattaacaaaattaggtGGTGCCAGTCGGCTTATGGTGCTCTTTCTCTTTTGTCGACAAATGACAAAACAATCAAGTTCTGGAAGGTAGGTAAAGGCATCTTTTATAACctagattttacaattataaaGTTGTACACAGATTAGTGTTTATTGTCTTTTTCCAACACTTATGTCCCAAAAGTGGCAGTACAACAAATCTACTCATCTAACCTTGCTATCCGGTTGGTCTTTCTAATGTCATTTCAAACTTGGACAGGTACAAGAGAAGCAGGTAAAAAAAGTATGTGACTTGAATGTGGATTCCACCAAAGCCATGGGAAATGATCCTATTGTTGGTTCAAGTATATCAACAAGCTCCAAACAATACATGGCAAATGGAGGATGCACAAGCAATGACTTTTCATTGCTAAGTGGGGGTTTGCCATCTTTGCGTTTGCCTATGGTAGTTGTTGTCTATCATGAATACTTAAGaaattattatgttatttttgtcattttttaatgtttaggCTGTGTCTGATACGCCAAATTGTTGTTTATATGGTTTGTTGATCTGACACGTAGTGCTTATGTTGTAATTAGGTAACTACTCTTGAGACAAACCTTATGGCCAGATGTCGAAGAATATATTCTCATGCGCATGACTATCATATTAATTCCATATCCAATAACAGGTCTATATACTTATTTGATTGATTTTAGCCACAACTGGCCCCCATCTCCCTCTTATTCCTTGTATATGGACTATGATGTATAtcttgttttattttcctttgagTTTCTACTTTCTTGGGTTGAATTGTTTACATTTGCTGTCTGTTGGTTGGGAGGTGGGGAGTGCATTTAGAAAGATCATAAACTGAGAGAGAGTAATTTCTCAACTTTTGAACCTGAAATACTTCGTCTTCAAAGCTAGCTCATGATTTTATCAAATACTTATTATTCCTTTCTTCTTTATTTGTAGTGATGGTGAAACTTTTATTTCGGCTGATGACCTGAGAATTAATCTCTGGAACCTGGAAATTAGCAACCAAAGTTTTAACATTGTTGATGTGAAACCTGCAAACATGGAGGATTTGACTGGTGGGGAATCAGTTTTCTAATTGGACATTAtggatttataaatttattttatatatgtccTTTATTGCTTATGGGTTGATAGTCTGTTCTTTCCGTTATCCTCATCCTTCTTGCTTTCCTTCTGTTTTTGGTTATCCATCTGCAAaaatttcttcctcttttctACACCCTGCTATTTTTCCTAGTTGACTATCATCATCGCACTCTTTGGGTTTCACAATGTTACTCTTATCAATTTATGGGTGATTCTCTGTAAAATATAATACTCTTATGTAATTTTCATGTTTGCATGATTCATTTGCTTGAGTATATACTTGCAGAGGTGATAACTTCGGCAGAATTTCATCCTATACACTGTAATATGTTAGCTTACAGTAGTTCAAAAGGTTCAATTCGTCTTATTGATATGCGACAGTCTGCATTGTGTGATACCCACAGTAAATTGTAAGTGACCCGTGGTATTTCTGTTTTTTCTTGGTTGATTTATCATTTTAACAGTCATCTTTTGCCGTAAGATAGTTCTGTCGCATTTCCTTGTATTCTTTTTTCTggtttttgaagtttcttgatggTACAGGTTTGAGGAACAAGAAGCTCCAGGCTCCAGGTCTTTTTTCACAGATATCATAGCATCAATCTCAGACATCAAGTTTGCCAAGGATGGAAGACACATACTAAGTCGTGACTACTTGACCCTTAAGGTTGATATTGTTTTTACGGAATTAATTCTTCTCCTCTTGAATAACACTTTGCCCTTGTGTCGTAGGCATCTGATGCTTGCATAAAAGCTGAGTTCCTATATTTGTTTTCTCCTTCCTCCTTTTCTATTGTTTGGTAACAAGGTTTTCTTTGCGTCAGCTGTGGGACATAAATATGGATTCTGGTCCAGTTGCAACCTTCCAAGTTCATGAATACCTTAGGCCTAAGGTAATGTGTACTTCTAAGGCTCTTCTATTTTGTTTAGATACTATTTAAAAAAAGACCCTATATTTACCCGTATGATGGATGTTTTTCTGTTATTATTTTGGGACCTTGAGCAGCTTTGTGATTTGTATGAAAATGATTCCATCTTTGATAAATTTGAGTGTTGTCTAAGTGGAGATGGACTTCGAGTGGCTACTGGTTCCTACAGGTacagtttttctttttattatctcaaATAAACAGTCAAATATGCCAGGACCTGGACAATACATAACCTAGTGATTTCTGTTATTCCAGCAATCTGTTTCGGGTGTTTGGTTGTTCTGAAGGTAGCAAGGAAGCAACAACACTAGAAGCCAACAAAAACCCCATGAGGTATGTTCCAATATTCTGTTGTAGGTATAATGATTTGAGTAGCTTTTAAAGGAACTTGTTTGACCTTTCTTGGTTTGGAAAATCCTGAATCAAAAGAatgacatttttatttttgtaatgaatttccagaAGACAAGGTCTGACAGCATCAAGACCTTCAAGATCTCTTGGTAGTCCTTCTGGTGTTGTTAGACGAGGTATGCGTTTCACATTGTTCTTAGAATCCAAAAAGTTTGAGATGTTTTAATCATCGATTTGTGATTTTGCTTGATCATTAGTGAATTAGGATTATAGCCTTCTTTTTTTCCTGCGAAGTATCCAATTTCCAAACGACACTTATACTCGCAAGCTATTCAAGTTCCACTTGAAAAAGAAATTTCTAACTTGATTCAGTTGTTGTTGAGTCAAGCTTGAGCGAACTGAATTTGTTAATACTCAATTCAAGCTGCTCGCTAGCCTAATCAAAGCTTTATTTatactatatatttttaaaattttataattaaattagtatcTTACCCCATATATATGCACTTAAAATCCAGACCCTActttttttcactaattttttccttTAACAGCTGTCATTTTTTCATTCCCCTGTAACACCTCTTTTTCTTCTCAACAAGTCTGCGTCTCCTACTTTTGAAATTTGAATACTGCTTGCTGCCATTTACAATGATttactttctttccttctttctttttcttaagcTCTTATATTTTCAGATCTGGGTTTTGTTTTGCTGATACTCAGATTTGATTTCAACTTTGTATTTTGCTTTTGTTATTCGTATTTTgtgttttttcttttacttttttatgtAGCTTTGGTTTGGTTTCAACTATTTATTGTAGTTCTGGTAATTCCAGGGAAAAAATCTTTGTCAATACATTGACTAGTAATGTATATAATAACTTCGGTTTGAACACTGATTGCTAATCCTTTTTCCCATCAAttcttaacatttcatatttcattattttaagatAAAATTTGTATATGAAACGAGCTCAGACTCAATCTCGAGTATATAAATTGTGCAAACAAGTTTAATCAAGCTGAGCTCGAAGAATTCGATTTATTTTCAACCCAAGTTCAAGCTCAAATGATAGGGTTCGGTTAAGCTTGAACCGAGTTTTGAGTCAAGCTCAAGCTCAGCTTGGCTCGATTACACCCTATGGCTATACTTGAGCTTTGTTTCACATCTTTTTCAGCTATCCATATCTCGTCTCATTTTTTAGGGAAAGGAGCAGATAACTCAGCAGTTGATGCAAATGGAAATACTTTTGATTTCACAACAAAGTTGCTACACCTAGCATGGCATCCAACTGAAAACTCCATCGCTTGTGCCGCATCAAACAGTCTATACATGTACTATGCGTGAAGATGATCCAATGGAGCTAATGTTTTTTTCCCGGGCAGGGCTTTTGCTGATTGCTTTTTGCTTTTTGCTTTGCGCCTTCCTCTCTAATTAATGAGGCTGAAGCTGCAGCGGTTTATCACAATACTCTTGGTGATTTATTGAAATTTTCTAGGcttaagtataaaaaaaaaatctcttcaattaaaattaaataattatccaAGCCCCGATCATTTTATTACAATCAATTAAACATctattttcacttaattgaccTCTAGATTGGATGGAAACTGATGATACCTCTAATCAAGGGCTCAATTTGATGGAAATAgatgtttgaaattttaatgaACTGCAATAAAATGATGTGGGCTTGGATGATCATTTGGTTTTAGTTTAGGgacctttttttatatttaagctAATTTTCTATCATGTCTAATGTCTTCCAAGTTCCAACACCAGAAGTCCAATGTTGCTGTTGTTGATTTGTGGAGGAGGTAAATTGGTCCTTTCATACACATTTAATATTCTTTATAGGGATAGACACAGTGGTATTCCCAGTCTGACTTTGTTTAGTGGGAGAAAATATGATGATTAGCAGTCCGTCTACACTTAAACAACAGCTTTTCTAATTATGCTGGAAATGGCAATGGCAATGGCAATGGCAATGACAAGGAAAATGTTGCTGGGTTTTGGAGACCAATGGGGATCTTAAACCCAAATTCCAAGGGGAA
Protein-coding sequences here:
- the LOC107895343 gene encoding serine/threonine protein phosphatase 2A 55 kDa regulatory subunit B beta isoform gives rise to the protein MNNGGAEAAVAPVGGPQPLEWKFSQVFGERTAGEEIQDVDIISAIEFNRTGDHLATGDRGGRVVLFERTDTQDHVGHRRDLEKMDYPINRHPLFRYKTEFQSHEPEFDYLKSLEIEEKINKIRWCQSAYGALSLLSTNDKTIKFWKVQEKQVKKVCDLNVDSTKAMGNDPIVGSSISTSSKQYMANGGCTSNDFSLLSGGLPSLRLPMVTTLETNLMARCRRIYSHAHDYHINSISNNSDGETFISADDLRINLWNLEISNQSFNIVDVKPANMEDLTEVITSAEFHPIHCNMLAYSSSKGSIRLIDMRQSALCDTHSKLFEEQEAPGSRSFFTDIIASISDIKFAKDGRHILSRDYLTLKLWDINMDSGPVATFQVHEYLRPKLCDLYENDSIFDKFECCLSGDGLRVATGSYSNLFRVFGCSEGSKEATTLEANKNPMRRQGLTASRPSRSLGSPSGVVRRGKGADNSAVDANGNTFDFTTKLLHLAWHPTENSIACAASNSLYMYYA